The following is a genomic window from Planctomycetia bacterium.
CTCAACAATCCTTATTGTCCGATGTGGCCGGTATTCCGTCAAAAAACACAGGCGCGCCCGCCCCCACGGGCCCGCCGGCGCGCTCCCGGCTGGCGACGCCGTCAACCGGCGATATAATCCCGACCGGGACATTTGTCGCGCCAAACGCGGATCGCTTCGCGTCCTGAAATGCTGTGGCCTGGTCTCATGCAATGAGCTGCCGGAGACAACGGGTCAGGCTGGAAACAGAGCAGCCCATCTGTGGTGACCATGTGCCGTGAGGTGCTGGGCCGCAGCATTCCATGACGCGGACGATCATTGACTCGGCCGTCGCCGACCTTCAGCGGGAACCCATGACCTACACCGTACTGGCAAGGAAGTTTCGCAGCCGCACCTTCGACGAGGTCGTTGGCCAGGGCGCCATCACCACCACCCTGAAGAACGCCATCTCTCAGGACCGCGTCCATCACGGCTACCTCTTCTGCGGCACCCGCGGCGTCGGCAAAACGTCGATGGCCCGCATCCTCGCCAAGGCCCTCAACTGCCTCACCGCCGACAAGCCGACGATGACCCCCTGCGGCACCTGCGACTCCTGCGAAATGATCGCCCGCGGCGAAGATGTCGACGTGGTCGAGATCGACGCCGCCAGCAACACCGGCGTCGACAACATCCGCGAGCTGCGCAACAACGCCATCTTCCGCCCCACGCGCAGCCGCTTCAAGATTTACATCATCGACGAAGTCCACATGCTCAGCACCGGCGCCTTCAACGCCTTGCTGAAGACCCTCGAAGAGCCCCCGTCCCATGTAAAGTTCATCCTCGCCACCACCGAGTCGCAAAAAGTCCCCGCCACCATCCTCAGCCGCGTCCAGCGCTTCGACTTCAAGAGCATCTCCCCAACCGAGATCGCCGCCCAGCTCGCCTTCATCTGCAAAGAGGAGAGCGTCGAAGCCGAGCCCGACGCACTCAAGCGACTCGCCCGACTCGCCAACGGCAGCATGCGCGACGCCCTCTCCCTGCTGGATCAGGTCGTCTCCATGGGCGGCATGAAGGTCTCCATCGACGTCGTCAATGAGCTCCTCCCCGTCGCACACGACGAGCTCTTCGCCGACCTCATCGACAAGCTCGCCGCCCAGGACGCCGCCGGCGCGCTGGCCGTCGCCGATCAAAGCCTCTCCCAGGGTCGCACCCTCGACATCTGGTGCAACCTCCTCATCAGTCAGATCCGCGACCTCATGATCCTCCGCGTCTGCGGCGAAGACACCGACCTGGTCGACGTCCCCGTCGGCCTCCGCGCCCGCCTCGCTCAGCAGGCCCAGCAGTTCGACGGCGGCGCATACGTATACATGATCACCGTATTGGAAGAGCTCCGCCGAAGCGTCAAATCTTCCGGCAGCGGCCGAGCCCTCCTCGAAGCCGCCGTCGTCCGTCTCGCCGAGGCCGCCAACTTCTCCTCCATCGAGTCGCTCCTCGCCCAGACCTCCGGCGCTCCCGTTGACTCGCCCAAACCCCGGCCCACGGCCGCCTCCGCGCCGCCGCCCCCCGCGCGACAACAATCCCAGTCATCCACCCCGGCCCAGCCCGCGCCGATCCCCCGGCCCGCCCCCAAGGCGCGGCGCACCCCCATGACCGATGCCGCCCAGGCCTCCGCCCCCATCGGCCGACGCATGACCCAGGCAGACTTGAAAGCCGCCACCGCCGAACCCATGGTTCGCGCGGCCATGGACATCTTCGGCGGCCAGATCGTTCACGTACAAAGAGCCGACGCCGAAAGCAGCGGCCCCATCAATGAATCAAACTGAGGTGCAACCATGTTCGGGCAACTAGGCAATATCGCGGGCCTGATGAAGCAGGCCAAAGAGATGCAATCGAAGATGAAGGAAATGCAGGAAGCCGTCGCCAATGCCCGCTTCGAAGCCGAAAGCGGCGCCGGCGCCGTAAAGGCAACCGTCAGCGGCAAGATGGAACTCGTCGCCCTCACCATCAGCCCCGAGACAGTCAAGTCCGGCGACGTCGAAATGCTCGAAGACCTCGTCAAGTCCGCCGTCTGCGCCGCCCAGCGCAAGGCCGCCGACGGCATGCGCGAAGAGATGCAGAAAATGACCGGCGGCCTGAATCTCCCCGGCCTCGAAGGCTTGATGGGCCAGTAACCCGATGCTCGCTGAGCATTGCCCGGAATCGAAAACATGCCCGCCTCAATCCCGCCATCCCTGTCGCGGCTCATGCAGGAGTTCGAAAAACTCCCCGGCATCGGCCCGCGCAGTGCCGAGCGCCTGGCATTCCACATCCTCAAAAGCGACAAGGACGCCGCCCTCGCCCTCGCCGGCGCCATCCGCGAGGTCAAGGAAAACGTTCGCCACTGCCGTTCGTGTTACAACCTCACCGAGGCCGACCCCTGTCCCATCTGCGCCGACCCCCGCCGCGACCAGTCGCAGATCTTCATCGTCGAACAGCCCAACGATGTCGTATTGCTGGAGTCCACCGGCCTCATCCGCGGCGTCTACCACGTCCTCCTCGGCCACATCGCCCCCCTCGACGGCATCGAGCCCGGCGATCTCACCATCGACGCCCTCCTCGCCCGCGTGAAAAAGGGCGGCATCAAGGAAGTCATCCTTGCGACGAACCCGACGATGGAAGGCGAAGGCACGGCCCTTCACATCAAAAGCGTCCTCGCCGACTGCGGCGTCCCCGTCACCCGCCTGGCCCGCGGCCTCCCCAGCGGCTCGCAAATCGAATACGCCACCCGCGCGGTCTTGCAAGACGCCATCGAAGGCCGCCGCACCTACTAAGCACCTTGTGCATCCGCGTAGCGTCCGGCGCCTCTGCCGGACGTGAATCGCAAGGAACATCTCCTGACATGCAACACTGCATCGACGCGCAATCTGCCATAATCCTTGTTTCTCCCCACGAACCACTTTCCCCCCAACGTTGCCAACTTTCTCACTCGCGGCATCCTCACACGAATCGTGGCAACCTCACCCACCAATGGCATCTTCACGCGCAGGGTAGCATGGGCCTCCGGCCCGTGCGAAACGAACTGACCTCAAAAAAAACCTCATCTTCCCCCGCACAGGGTAGCATGGGCCTCCGGCCCGTGCGAAACGAACTCACCTCAAAAAAAACCTCATCTTCCCCCGCACAGGGTAGCATGGGCCTCCGGCCCGTGCGTACCGAATGACCAAGTGCCCCCGGTTTCCCCGCTAACCCCCAAACATCCGCAACAGCTCTCGCATCCTCGCCAGATGATAATCGTCGTGGTCCGCCGTAAACCGGCACATATCCACCAGCCGCATGCGCACCTTCAGTCGCGGATGCTCGCTCGTCCGCGCAAAGTCCCCGTCCGCCAGCCGCTCCAGCCGCGCCACAAACGTCCCGCGCTCCCGCCGAAAATCGCCGAGCACCTCGTCGATCGCCCGCTCGTTGTGCCCCGCCTGGTTCGTCGCCCGGTTGCTCATGTCCGCCGCCCGCAAGGTCGACGCACCCGCGAGATAGTCGTCGATCCGCCCGCTGTGCAGCGCGTCGAGATCGAGCAGGTGCCCGACGTTCTCCTGAATCGACCACGTCCCCTCGCGCTCCCGCCGCCGCAATACCCCGACGCCCACCCCGCGAACCAGCTCTTCAATCCGCGCCGGTGTCCCGCGCAGTCGCTCCAGCACGTCGGGAAACACCTCCACTGGCCCGTCGAAGGTCCACGTCCGATCGATCCATTTCAGTTTCGTGCCCATCACCTCGCCTCCCGCGCTCGCGCCTCAGCCCCGCCGCTTACGGATGATAGAACACCTCGCGCACCACCTTGCCGTCGCGCCACGTCTGAAGCGAGACCTGCCGCTGCACCATCCGGCTGTCGCCCTTCGGCGTAAAATCGAGGACCCACTCAATCGCCGCCTTGTCCCCGTCCACCAGGATGTTGCCGACGCTCGCCGCGTGGAATGTCACGTTGTTCACGAACTGTTCCTCATACGTCCGGTTGACGGCCTTTCCGGCCCGCTCGTTCGTCCCGTTCTCGCTCATCACCACGTCATCGCCGTAGTACCGGTCAAACGTCTCCAGGATCTTCCCCGCCAGGATGCCGTCAATCACCGCCTGTACGTTCTCTCGCGTGCTCATCGCAATGCCTCCGATTGTCCAACAACCATTCCATGCGTCCGATTGTCCGGCACAATCAAAAACCTCAATCCCGGACCGGTATGCCCTCGATGCTCGACTTCCCAATCAGCTTCGTCACCGTCAGCGCGCCCGGCCCCGTGAACGCCAGCCCCGTCACCACCACGGCAAGCGTCAGCGCATACTCCATGCCGTGATTCTGAAGACTGAACGCGTCGCCATGTACGGCGAAGACCGCCACGAACATGGTGAACGCCAGCGGCACAGCCAGTAGCCGCATCGCAAAGCCCGTCAGAATCGCCAGCCCGCCGAAAAACTCCGCCGAACCCGCCGCCACCGCGCTCGCCGTCGGCAACGGTAAGCCCATCTGCTCCATGAATCCCGCCGTCCCGCTGATCCCGTGCCCGCCGAAGAGCCCGAACAACTTCTGCGATCCGTGATACACAAACACCACCGCGATGATCGCCCGAATCAGCAGCAGCCCGATGTCCTGTGCCGTCGTTGCATTCTTTGTGGTTTGCGACGAGTCCATGTTCGTGTCCTCTCTTTCTGGTTTGTCTCAAAAAAATCAGCCCGGCCGTCCGTTCAATCCCGCGCGTCCGAAGCCGGCCCGTGCCGCGCCTCGAACAGCAGCTTGTTCAGCATCGCCAGCTTCCGCGCCCCCATGTGTCCCATCGTGGCCTTGTGCATCTCAAGTACCGGCTTGTCCAGTTCCCTCAGCACCTGCTGACCCTGCGGCGTCAGTTGAACCCACACCACCCGCCGGTCATCACGGCATCGCTCGCGCTTCACCAGCCCCGTCGTCTCCAGTCGGTCGATCAGCCGCGTGATGTCCGGCTGTCGGCTGATCATCTGCTCCGCGATCTTCCGCGTCGGCGCCCGCCCGTGCCCCCGCACGATCCGCAGCACGTTGTACTGCGGCGCCGACAAATCCCGTCCCTTCAAAAGCCGCTCGAACGCCGCCAGCACATGGTCGTACGTCCTCGCAACATTCAGGAACGCCTCCTGCTCCGGCAGGTCGAACGGCCTCCGCTTGCCGATCTCCACCGCCAGATTTGCCGGTCGTATCTTAGCTGGCTTCATGCCCAAAATATATGTTACAACGCCTATTGTGGCAACAGCAAAATGGCCCGGCCGGGAACTCTCTCCCTAACTCCTGATTCCCGCCCGAGTTCCCGCCGCCCCACCCCCGTCTGATCCAACGGTGGGGGGCCTCATCGCAAAACGCCGCCCCGCCCCCGCCCTCGCTTGACGCCGATCCCCGCCACTCGGATACTCATGCCGTAACGAGAACGCTCGCACTCGACGAACTTACAGCAAGGAGACGGTCATTATGCTTCCAGGAATCGGTGGTTTAGGCGGCGCAGGCGGACTTCTTCCGATCTACGCCATTATGTTTGTCATCAATCTCATCATCCAGCTCTTCAGCGGCGGCCTCGGCGGCGGCCTCGGCGACATTTTCGGCATGCCGGCGGCCATGTAATCGGCCCCAGTATCGCCCCTCGCAGGATTGATCCCGAAATGCTCCCCCTCCCATGAATCTCCGCGCGCATCGTCCGGCCCCGCGCATTTATGCATCTCGCTAATCGAATTCCCCGTTGCGCGGATCGCCAAACGCGTCGTACGCCAGTTCGATCGCAAACAACCGCGACGGATCGACCTGCACGCTCCGCGTCTTGAGGTCCTCAATCACCGGCTCGATCGCGTGCCGCAGCTTCGCCAAAAAACCCGGGATGTCCAGCCCCATGAAAACCTCTGGCAATCCCTCGAACAGTTCCGCCGACGAAACATAAACCTGTCGCACCCCGACCGCCCGCCCGCGACGCAGCAGCTCCAGCGTCACCGCCGCCTGAATGATCGCCCGGTAGAACCGCTCCCGCCGATGATCGCGCACCCGGTTCCAGACTTCCTCCCACGTATCGTGCGCCTCGAAGAATTGCCCCTCGTTAAACAGCCGAACCCCTTCGAGCCAGATGCGGCGCTCCTCGTCTCGCGGAAATTCGTCCAGCGGCATATCAATGGGTTACTTGTGCGCGAGCAACTTGTCCAGCGCCGGCCCTGCCCCGCGCCGCCACGGCATCGGAATCAGCATCGGCGTCCGCGCCCGATACTGCTGATACGCCTCGCCGAGCAGCTTCGACAAATCGCGCTCCTCGTATTGAATCCCGATCAAGATGTACCCCGTCATCGCCGCCGCAAATAGCAGCCGCCCCTGCGTCATCGTCGGCGCAGCCCAGAACGCAATCAGAAACCCGAGCATCAGCGGATTGCGCACCATCCGGTACAGCATCGGCTGCCGGAATTCCGGATGCGTATAGGCCTTCCCGCGAAACTGCAGCCAAACCTGTCGCAGCCCGAACAGGTCAAAATGATCGATCAGAAAACTCGAATAAAGCACCAGCCCCAACCCGCCCAGCGAAATCACCAACAGCGCCGTCCGCGCGCTCGATTGCTCAACCTCCCACACCACCTCCGGCATCGCCCGCCACTGCCAGAACATCAGCATGAGAATAAGGCTGGTTACCAGGACAAACGTGCTCCGCTCCGCCGGCACAGGCACAATCGATGTGAACCACCGCTTAAACCCCGGCCGCGACATGATCGTATGCTGCACCGCGAACAGCCCGATCAACCCCAGGTTCGTCGCAACCGCAATCCCCATCGGCCCGCCCGGTCCGTCGTCAATGTCGCGCGGAACGACCAGCCCCTCCACAAACCCCGCCAGATAAACAAACGTCCCGAAGAATACGAGATAACAGGCTAAGCCATACCCAAAAATGGCCATGTAACGCACCCTCAGACTCTCGCCAATTAGATGTGCCGCCGACCCGTCAGGTTTCAGCGATCGCTCTCGAATTTCGCCGACTTGATCGCCGCCTCAATCTGCGCCGGAATGACCGACTCCACCCGGTCCGCCGCCGCCGGATAAACCCCGAACACCGTTCGGTCCCTCCGTATGACCACCAGCGTCGGATAGCTCTCGACCTTGAACAACTGCCCGATCGCGTTCGTCGGGTCGTGCGCGTACGAAGCCGAGACGTTCAGCACGTTCATCGCCTTGTCGCACTCCGCCTTCGATAGCGACGCGCCCACCGTCTGATTGACGTGAATAAACTTCACACCCTTGGCCGCATAAGCCTCCGCCGCCGCCTCGATGATCGGGATCTGCGCCTTGCTCGCCGACTCATCGACCGCCACGAAGTTCAGCACCGTCGCCCCATACCCCGACGCGTCGTCGCGCTTGAACGTCCGCCCGCTCCCCAGGTCCAGCGTAAAATCCGGCGCCGTCCTGCCGACCGACTCCGGCTGGGCCTTCTCAACCTGCAACTTGCCCTGAGGGCTGTCCGCCAGCGAGCGACCGGTCAGCAGAATGTCCAGGCTCTTCGTGACCCGCTCGACGAAGTCGTCCTCGTTGCCCTCGAAAAACCCCTCAATGACGCCCGCCTTGTTCACGATCACCAGCGTCGGATAGATCAGCAGCTTGAACGACCGGCCCACCTCATTCCCCAGGTCGAAGCACAACTCCGACCTCATCTCCGCGTCCTGCATGATCTCCACCTGGCGATCCTGCGTCACGTCGGTGAACTCGCTCTTCTCGCAGACATTCACGAATCGAATGCCCCGGTCGCCGTAGCTCCGCCGGATCGCCTCGAACTTCTTCAACTGCTCGTGATTGTGCCGGTCACCCGGCGCGAAGAAGTTCAGCAGCGTCAGCGCACTGCTCAGGTCCCTGTTGCCGATCCCCACGCCCTCCATCGTCGTCAGGTCAAACCGCGGCGCCTTCCGACCGACCAGCTTGTCAATCGTCAGTTCCTTCCCACTCTCGTCCACCGCCGGCAACTGGCCCTCCACTGGCGCCCGCCGAACGGGAATCCGAATCGTCGGAAAGAAATTGTCGTCCGTCGTGATCGTCAGCGTCTTGCCCATCTCCGGCAGCACGTACTTCGGCGGCGCCTCCAGCTTGATGCGATAGGACTGGCCCTCGATCATCGGCGCCGTCGTCACCTTGATCTCCGTATCGTCGATCGTGACATCCTTCATCCGCACCGGCCGATCGCCGTTGTTCGTAAATAAGAGGACACTGGAAAAGCCCGACGTCGGCGATTTCAACTTGGCCGGGTCCCACATCACAAACGTCGGGATCACCTCCAGCCGCGGCGGCACATACGCAAACACCCTCACCGGCAGCTCCGGCTGCGCCTCCAGCGTTGTGTAAAGCAGCGCCATCGACTCCAGCCGCCCCTGCACCAGCGGCGTCTTCGTCTTCACATCGAGCCGATACTCAACCCCCGGCTTCACCTCGACCAGCTTGAAGGTGTAAAGCTCGTCCTCATCGCTCACCAGCGAGACTTCAAACTTCTCCTCGGTCTTGTTGAGAATCTGCACCGACGTCTCGCGCGCCTTGCCGTCGATGATCTTCCCAAACCCCGCGAATGTCGGATTCAGCTCGACCGGCGCGCTGCAACTGCCCGTCATGCGCAGCGTCAGCCGGGCCATCGCAGGATCGTTGGAAAGCACCGTCGCCGTGCGAACGAACGACCCCTCGATCTTTCGCGCATCAACCGCCAGCTTCAGCGGGATCGACTTGCCCGCCTCGATCACCGGCGGATAGTCCCCGTCCTGATAGCAGCCCGCGTCGAAGTCGATCCGGCCGATGACCAGATCGGCGTCCCCGGTATTGCGCAGGGTGAAGGTGTGCCGAAGCTGCAAACCGGTAAAAGTCTTGCCGAAGTCCTGCGAGGTCGAGTCCGCCTTGATCGCCGGGGCCGCGGCCGCCGGCCCGCCCAGCGCCAGGCTGCTCGCCCCGATCAAAACCACTGCCGTCAGCCGTATGCCTGTGAGAAACCGAGAGCCATCCATCGTGACGAACCCCATGAGCGAAGTCATTGGTCAATCGTTACTTAGCTCTCATAGTTTTAGCCCAGATCGGCCCGAATCGCCACTTCATCGCGCCCGCCGGCTTCGCCCCGCGCCGGGCACACCGCCGCGCCGGCCTTGCCAAACTGGTTGTCGGGCGTCGCGCCGCGCCGGCCTCGCCAAACTGGCTGTCGAGCGCCGCGCCGGCCTCGTGCGTGCGGTGCATGACGCCTAATCGGGAAACTGCCCCGGCGTTGCACCCGCCTCGATGATGCTGCACGCCAGGATCGGCTCCAGCCCCAGCTCCCGCGCCTTGGCCACCAGCTCGTCGCTCTCCGCGCCGGGGTTCACGAAAAACTCCTCCGGCTTGGCGGCGGCGATCGCCGGCAGCGTGGTCAGTCCCACGGCAGGCGGCAGGTACACCGTTACCCGATCGATTTTCTCGCCGATCTGATCCACCGAGGTATAGGCGGGCAGCCCCTCGATCTGCCTGCCCCTGGGGTTCACCGGAAAGACCCTCCAGCCCTGGCGAAGATACGCCCGAATGGCCTTGTTGCTGAACTTTCTGCGATCGGCCGATGCGCCGAGGACAACCACGGTCTTGGCCATGTCAGAATCCTCCGATGGAGCCTTGATAGGAACGCCAACTCGTGCGGGATTATAGACCCTCCCGCCGCCGCGACCGGGTAGCATAGGCTTCCAGCCTGTGCGTATTCCAGATTTAACACGATTGCAGCGTCGCCCGCCGGGTAGCATAGGCTTCCAGCCTGTGCGAAACGCCTCACAAATCGCGCCGGGTAGCTTCCAGCCTGTGCGAAACGCCTCACAAATCGCGCCGGGTAGCTTCCAGCCTGTGCGAACCCCCCCCAATCGCGCCGGGTAGCATAGGCTTCCAGCCTGTGCGAAACGAATAGAGAATCGCCGGGCGTTTGCCGCCGAGATCGCGCGGTGGTCGAAGGTGACATACGGTGACACACGGGATTTTTTTCGATTGCAACTCGCGTGGCGGGCGTGTGTTGGGGCGGTTCGCAACTTGGGTGGTTTTTGGGGGAAACGTCGAAACGTCGGAATTGGGGAAGCTGCGCTCCGGGGACTGTGGAGCGGGGTTTGTGGCGCGGAGGGCTTGAGTTCGACTGCGATGGCGGCGCACCGGGGCGGCGGCGCGAGGGGAGCGCGGCGGGTGATGGGGGCGATGGGCGGGTGGTTTGCGGTTTTTGACTTCATGATCGGTTGGTCCTCCAGGAGTTAACACTTGCTCATTGTTCTCGGGGTGGGGCGTGAAACCGGTGCGCCGAAGAGTGTTGGCGTTGTCGTCGCCAAACGGCAAGCCGCTTCGGGGATCGCGCGGGGAGCAGGTGCGCATCGCGCGGGGCGGCGGAAGGGGATCGCGCGGGGAGCAGGTGCGCATCGCGCGGGGAGTAGGTGGATATTTCGCGTGGAGGAAGTCGGAATCGCGCGGTAGAGCAGAGGGGAATTGCGCGGGGTGGAGATTTTTTGAATGGCGGAAGATTTTTTTTGGGTGCCAACGGTTGACTGTTACAGGACATGGCGGAAACACGCGGGAAATCGGCTGATTTTTGAGTTGCTCGCGGGCGACTGTGTGCTAAGTATTGGATCGGAGCGACAGTGATGTGACACTCGCTTCAAAGGGAGGCACCGGTTATGTCCGATCCACTATTTCGCCGACGCGAGTTGCCGACGGCGGTTGAGAAGAAGCTGCCGCGCGCGGAGCGACGGCGGCTCGACGAGGTTTTGCGGGCCGGGGACGGCGCTTCTTATCGCGAGATTTACGCTCAGTTCAAGCTTGGCGATCGAGGGGTCAGCTACTCGTCGTTTTATCGCTATGGGGCGCGGCGACGGGCGGTGGCGCGGATTGCGGATCTGGCGGGGGAGGATGGGGCTGAGCTTGCGTGCGCCGACGGTGGGATGAGGACCGGCCGGACTGAAGTCCGGGGCTCGTCGGTGGAGACGCCTGAGGGCTTGTTGGATGGGCTCGATGTTGAAGCAATTGTCAGCAAGCGGACCGAGTTCGACGACATCCGCCTCGAGCACGTCGCCGCGCGGTACGTCTGCAAGTACATGATCGGCCTCATCCACAGCGGCAAGGCAAGTGCTCGCCAGATCGAGCGTCTGGCCAACGCCTACAGCAAAACCGCCAGCGTGCAGATCAACCGCGACCGCATCAATGCGAACATTGAGCACCAGCGCGAGCGCATCGAGATCGCCCACAAGTCGCTGCAGATTCGCGCCGAGGCCGTGGCAGCGCGTGCGAAAGACGCCAAGCCCGACGGCGCAAAGAGCAAATCGAGCCCGCACCCCGACGCGCCGACCGCCGACGCGCCGTGGGGGCGCAAAGCCGATGGCACTCCGACGACGCGCGAAGAATTCCTCACACGGCTCGATCAGGCCGTCGCCGACATCTACGGCCTCGACCTCAAGTACGGCCCCAAGCCGATCATCAAACGCTTCCCCGGCGATCACCTGCCGCCCGATCAGCGCACCCCGGAGAACATCGCCGCCGGCCAGCGCGGATTGCTCCCGCACGAGCTCGAGGGCGAGCGCAAGGCGAAGGAGGACCGCGTGCGCCGCGCCGAGTTCGACGCCAAACGCGACGCCGAAGAAGCGGCGAGCAAAGCCAATGAGGCCGCGCGCTTCGCCGAAGAGGCCCAGCGCCGCCGCGAGGAATTCGAGCGGCAGGTCGCGCGCGGGGCCGCGGCGGCCGAAGCGAATAAACCGGCCGCATCGCGCGATTCGGAAACGCCCCTCGCATCACCCGGGGAGAATGAGCCGGTCACATCACCCGGCGCGGAAGATTCGCCCGCATCGCCCGGCGAGAATGAGTCGGTCACATCTACCAACTCCGCCAAGCACCATCCCGACCCGATTCTCGCGTGCCACAATGGCGGCACTCTTAATCTGGCGGGGGAATGTGCGAAGGAGTCGAGTGCCGACGGTGGGATGAGAACCGCCCGGACTGAAGTCCGGGGCTCGTCGGCGGAGACGGTGGGCCGAGCCCACCCTACGGGCAGCGAGGCCCCGAAGCCATCCGGCACCGAGGCCCAGCGCCAGGCCAAACTCCGCGCCGATCGCCGCGCCGAATGGGAAGAAAAGCATAAAAAGGAATTTCCGGCCCCTCAAAAGTGCGAGCGGCCCGACACCCTCGACGACCTGCTCAAACCCAAAGACCGCACCTGCGACCTGCCCAACTTCTGCGTCGACTGGAAGCACAAGTGAGGATTCAGCGGTTTACCGGATGAGTGGACGACGCTCCACGGGCGATGCGTTGCGGCCCGCTTCCTGACGGGAGCGGCTCTGATCGATCGCGGGCGCGCGTCCTCGCCCGAGGCCCCGTCGTAATCCACCTTCTCGTGGGGCTCTTGCGACAGATCGCCGTCAAGCCTCATCGGCGACGGGCTCTGCTGATGAGGCCGATCGCCAGTGCGAGACCCACCGCCGGAAGGACGCCCGGGGCGCAGGCGCCGCAGGCGGCGTTCGGGAGCAGTGGGGGCGCGATGACGGCGGCGCAGGCGT
Proteins encoded in this region:
- the dnaX gene encoding DNA polymerase III subunit gamma/tau, which codes for MTRTIIDSAVADLQREPMTYTVLARKFRSRTFDEVVGQGAITTTLKNAISQDRVHHGYLFCGTRGVGKTSMARILAKALNCLTADKPTMTPCGTCDSCEMIARGEDVDVVEIDAASNTGVDNIRELRNNAIFRPTRSRFKIYIIDEVHMLSTGAFNALLKTLEEPPSHVKFILATTESQKVPATILSRVQRFDFKSISPTEIAAQLAFICKEESVEAEPDALKRLARLANGSMRDALSLLDQVVSMGGMKVSIDVVNELLPVAHDELFADLIDKLAAQDAAGALAVADQSLSQGRTLDIWCNLLISQIRDLMILRVCGEDTDLVDVPVGLRARLAQQAQQFDGGAYVYMITVLEELRRSVKSSGSGRALLEAAVVRLAEAANFSSIESLLAQTSGAPVDSPKPRPTAASAPPPPARQQSQSSTPAQPAPIPRPAPKARRTPMTDAAQASAPIGRRMTQADLKAATAEPMVRAAMDIFGGQIVHVQRADAESSGPINESN
- a CDS encoding YbaB/EbfC family nucleoid-associated protein, producing MFGQLGNIAGLMKQAKEMQSKMKEMQEAVANARFEAESGAGAVKATVSGKMELVALTISPETVKSGDVEMLEDLVKSAVCAAQRKAADGMREEMQKMTGGLNLPGLEGLMGQ
- the recR gene encoding recombination protein RecR, with protein sequence MPASIPPSLSRLMQEFEKLPGIGPRSAERLAFHILKSDKDAALALAGAIREVKENVRHCRSCYNLTEADPCPICADPRRDQSQIFIVEQPNDVVLLESTGLIRGVYHVLLGHIAPLDGIEPGDLTIDALLARVKKGGIKEVILATNPTMEGEGTALHIKSVLADCGVPVTRLARGLPSGSQIEYATRAVLQDAIEGRRTY
- a CDS encoding DinB family protein, with protein sequence MGTKLKWIDRTWTFDGPVEVFPDVLERLRGTPARIEELVRGVGVGVLRRREREGTWSIQENVGHLLDLDALHSGRIDDYLAGASTLRAADMSNRATNQAGHNERAIDEVLGDFRRERGTFVARLERLADGDFARTSEHPRLKVRMRLVDMCRFTADHDDYHLARMRELLRMFGG
- a CDS encoding nuclear transport factor 2 family protein; this encodes MSTRENVQAVIDGILAGKILETFDRYYGDDVVMSENGTNERAGKAVNRTYEEQFVNNVTFHAASVGNILVDGDKAAIEWVLDFTPKGDSRMVQRQVSLQTWRDGKVVREVFYHP
- a CDS encoding DoxX family protein; this encodes MDSSQTTKNATTAQDIGLLLIRAIIAVVFVYHGSQKLFGLFGGHGISGTAGFMEQMGLPLPTASAVAAGSAEFFGGLAILTGFAMRLLAVPLAFTMFVAVFAVHGDAFSLQNHGMEYALTLAVVVTGLAFTGPGALTVTKLIGKSSIEGIPVRD
- a CDS encoding MarR family transcriptional regulator gives rise to the protein MKPAKIRPANLAVEIGKRRPFDLPEQEAFLNVARTYDHVLAAFERLLKGRDLSAPQYNVLRIVRGHGRAPTRKIAEQMISRQPDITRLIDRLETTGLVKRERCRDDRRVVWVQLTPQGQQVLRELDKPVLEMHKATMGHMGARKLAMLNKLLFEARHGPASDARD
- a CDS encoding DUF309 domain-containing protein, with the translated sequence MPLDEFPRDEERRIWLEGVRLFNEGQFFEAHDTWEEVWNRVRDHRRERFYRAIIQAAVTLELLRRGRAVGVRQVYVSSAELFEGLPEVFMGLDIPGFLAKLRHAIEPVIEDLKTRSVQVDPSRLFAIELAYDAFGDPRNGEFD
- a CDS encoding isoprenylcysteine carboxylmethyltransferase family protein, which translates into the protein MAIFGYGLACYLVFFGTFVYLAGFVEGLVVPRDIDDGPGGPMGIAVATNLGLIGLFAVQHTIMSRPGFKRWFTSIVPVPAERSTFVLVTSLILMLMFWQWRAMPEVVWEVEQSSARTALLVISLGGLGLVLYSSFLIDHFDLFGLRQVWLQFRGKAYTHPEFRQPMLYRMVRNPLMLGFLIAFWAAPTMTQGRLLFAAAMTGYILIGIQYEERDLSKLLGEAYQQYRARTPMLIPMPWRRGAGPALDKLLAHK
- a CDS encoding redoxin domain-containing protein, which codes for MTSLMGFVTMDGSRFLTGIRLTAVVLIGASSLALGGPAAAAPAIKADSTSQDFGKTFTGLQLRHTFTLRNTGDADLVIGRIDFDAGCYQDGDYPPVIEAGKSIPLKLAVDARKIEGSFVRTATVLSNDPAMARLTLRMTGSCSAPVELNPTFAGFGKIIDGKARETSVQILNKTEEKFEVSLVSDEDELYTFKLVEVKPGVEYRLDVKTKTPLVQGRLESMALLYTTLEAQPELPVRVFAYVPPRLEVIPTFVMWDPAKLKSPTSGFSSVLLFTNNGDRPVRMKDVTIDDTEIKVTTAPMIEGQSYRIKLEAPPKYVLPEMGKTLTITTDDNFFPTIRIPVRRAPVEGQLPAVDESGKELTIDKLVGRKAPRFDLTTMEGVGIGNRDLSSALTLLNFFAPGDRHNHEQLKKFEAIRRSYGDRGIRFVNVCEKSEFTDVTQDRQVEIMQDAEMRSELCFDLGNEVGRSFKLLIYPTLVIVNKAGVIEGFFEGNEDDFVERVTKSLDILLTGRSLADSPQGKLQVEKAQPESVGRTAPDFTLDLGSGRTFKRDDASGYGATVLNFVAVDESASKAQIPIIEAAAEAYAAKGVKFIHVNQTVGASLSKAECDKAMNVLNVSASYAHDPTNAIGQLFKVESYPTLVVIRRDRTVFGVYPAAADRVESVIPAQIEAAIKSAKFESDR
- a CDS encoding CoA-binding protein encodes the protein MAKTVVVLGASADRRKFSNKAIRAYLRQGWRVFPVNPRGRQIEGLPAYTSVDQIGEKIDRVTVYLPPAVGLTTLPAIAAAKPEEFFVNPGAESDELVAKARELGLEPILACSIIEAGATPGQFPD